gaaaagatgcttggaatgatttctattttttgaatttaccaaggctagctttatggcccaggatgtgattttttaaaaaatcaggaattTTCAAATCTTCTGAGAATTAGGAAATCTGAGAGAAAGGGCACACCCTTGTCTCTTACCTACAAAGATACAGCCTTTGggacatacagaaaaaaaaaaaataacagttatAACTATAATGTGGTAGTGTAAATATGTCTAAAGTGTAAATATAGTCTCTTTGATTTCATTGGGAATCATGTTTAGGAAAAGGGTCATCCAAGAAATTTTTAGAGCCAAGAAATTTGGATGTGAATCTTGGCTCAGGCACTTAATTTGTCATTTAATCTTGCTGATACTATATCCTCATCTGAAAATAGAGAACAAAATGACTTCCTTTTGGTTGTGTAAGTATTAGACATAATGTGGTGTTTTTCTCAGTGACTCACAATACCGTACCTTAATATGGATTTAAGATTTGAGCTTTGTAAAGGAAGGTTACCAAAGACTTTTCTATATCCACTGAAGCCTGATTAAGAGAAAAGCAGAACAAGGTCATGTGAGTTGAGAATTATTTAGGAGCAATGAACACAGCTGTGAGTTATTCCAGAAGTTTTGACAATGGAACATATTTCATTTGAGAGTGCAGCAGTCCTTAACCAGAGGCATACACTACCACATGTAAagcagacagctagtgggaacctgctgtatagaagaggcagctcagcttggtgctctgtggtgaccgaGACGGCTGGGATGAGGGGATGGGAAGGAgctcccagagggaggggacatatgtatgcatatagctgattcacttcattgtactgcggaaactaacacaatattttaaagcgactattttcctggtggctcagatggaaaagagtctgcctgcagtgcgggagacctgggttcgatccctgggtggggaagatcccctggaggaggaaatggcaaccctctccagtactctggcctggagaatcccatggatggaggagcctggtgggctacagtccatggggtcgcaaagagtcggacatgaccgagcaacttcactttcactttatatcccaataaaaagaaaagaaaaagaatatgtggaAACATTTTTTTGGTTGTCAAAACTAGAGGGGAGTGTGCTACTTGAATTCAACGGTAAAACTAGAGACTTATAAAGATCCATAATGCACAGGACAACCCTGACAGCAAAGAGGAGTCTGTCCTATGTCGACAGTGCCAAGGCTGAAAAAGCTTGCtcatgaaggaggaaagtgagaTATTTCTAAAAGTTTCCCTTTTCACGGTGTCAGATGTTGTGTCATTGTTCTGTAGGTGCCAATAGATTTCACTGGTTCTCTCTTAGGCCCAAACTTGTTCCTAGTTGCTGTTCATGAGATTGGCCATTCCTTGGGTCTTGACCATTCCAGTGATACACGTGCCATAATGTTTCCCAGCTACAGAGATGTTGACTACAGGAGATTTCGCCTCTCTACTGATGACATACGTGGCATTCAGTCTCTCTATGGTGAGTTGAATTTCTTCACCATTTTGCCAAATAAAGATACTCATGAATAATCTCATACTATCAGCATTTGGATAAACATTAAGATTTATCTTCTCTTTGAACCCCATGAAAATTCTGTAAGGTATAGGCAACATAGATATTATCTTCATTTATGGATGAGTACAAGGGGACCTAGCGTGTTAATGCCTGAGCCAGAGGCAAAACCTGAGTCTTCTGGTCTGAAATCTGTTCTTCCCATCCAGCATACCATTGTCTTTTGAAGAAGGTATATGGACAAATAATCTAACCAGAACAGGAGAACAGAGTGATCAGATTTTTATTCTCTACAATGTTGCAACCACATGGAAGGGgaaaaatatttgttgtattCCTGTGAATGTTATAGAAAACATAAATtgctttttaagtatttttcatcAAGAACATTGAATGTTTTAAAGAGTGTTTCTTCATCTTAAAAActaaaaggcatttttttttcttctaatgctTCTTGAAATGTACTTTCAGGACGTCCAGATAAACACCAAGTTCCATCAAATCCTGACAATACAAACCCAGCTGCTTGTGACCCCAATATGAGTTTTGATGCTGTTACTACTGTGGgagataaaatttttttctttaaagactgGTAAGATCATTTTCACATCTAACAAGTATTAAAGGCTGATCCctaagatttttttgtgtgtgagagagaatggTGAAACGTGATTTACAAATGAAGTAGATAAAATCTGTGAGTTGGAACTTGGACTTGATTCTGAAGGCAATGGAGAGATCTTGAGGATCTTGAAGCAGGAGAGCAGTGTGATTATATTTGTTTTAACTAGAAAACTGAGCTGTAAAAATGGATCTGTGGCAAGAATCTGGGTTGGGGACAGATAAAACAGGTAGCAAGGATGTCAGACTATTTTAATCATACTGATAGATTTTAATTAAGATGGTCAAATCTGGACTTAAAGCTGTGACAGAGTACCAGACTCGATTCttgattataaaaaagagaattccaggatGATGTATGGTTTTTGTCTTAGAACATATATTGAACCAGATATTGGATGGGTGGGGCAGTGAAGAAAATTAGTATTTGATAGACAGAACAAATATTCCCCATTATTGAGTTTATGGAACTGAGATACTTGAGGTtgagttgacttcctttaggttACAGAACTGGCGCCTGGGCTGTGAGCTCAGACTAGAACCTGGATACCTTGGTTCCAAGCTCCACGTATTTCCATATGCCAGTCTGCCTGTTAAGATCATTGCTAGTATTGGAGGTGATTAAAATCCTCTGCGTGTGGTTCTCCTACACAAATGCCCATAGAATAGAATGTGAAGCTGCTGGAAAGAAACATGAAGTTCTTTCACAGGTCCTTCCCTCTTCATGGTTCTTTGGTCTACAGAGATCTTTTAATGTGTTAAATGTTTCTTGTCAGGTTCTTCTGGTGGAAGCTTGCTGAGAGTCCAAAAACCAGCGTtagtttaatttcttctttaggtCCAAACCTACCGTCTTACATTCAAGCTGCTTATGAAATTGCAGACAGaagtcatgtttttctttttaaaggtaatTCCAATGTTTAGTTTTGCTATTGAGTCTACTTCTAAGGAACAGAACAAATTAAGGAAATAGTAGTAcatttaaagaacttttaaaaaggcACTCCAGATTTTTATTAATGGAGGCTCTGAAATATAGCCCCAAATAGGGTAAATATACTTAGGTAATATGTAAAGCTTATTgcaaattttatgaaatataagataatactttggaaaaaaaatacagagctaTAGAAGGTAAACCATGTTTAAGAACAGGAgtaatatattttgaatctaTGAAATAAGAATGATGTTTCTTGTGCTGAGTCAGTATTTCTATTACTCTTTCCGTATGATTACAATCTACCCGTTCTCTTTGTCTTTACAGATGACAAGTACTGGTTAATGAACAATTTGAAACCGCAGTTAAACTATCCCAAGAGCATacattctttgggcttcccctCCTCAGTGAAAAAAATTGATGCAGCTGTTTTTAACCCACTTTTCTATAAGACCTACTTCTTTGTAGGTAACAAGTTTTGGAGGTGAGCTTTAACGGTTGATGATTTGACCCCTAAGATTTGTGAAACACTCAGGGAATGGGATTTTTCAGAAGACAGCctttaatctaaattttaaacAGCCCTTGATTTTCCTACAAGAGGGATCAAGATAATATAGCACTGGAACAGTTGTTTTCAACCTAATTCTTTTCTCTGTACTGTTGGTTTATGATAGGAAATGACAATACATGTTTTAAAAGGAGcactttaaataaaatgtcaTGTTACTAATCACAGTGGAAATGAATTGAAAAAGAGAGGTGTCGATGTATGAGACCTAGTATTTGCAGTCAGTTTGCAGGGCGTATgcattttcagattcctttctggAAATGTTGGACCCCAAGGAGACAGAATGAGGGAACCATGCTGTGAGTGACAGCAGGTTGTTCCAGGTCTTCACTAGCTGGAAGTTAGAGAGTCAGGCTCTAGCATGGGCAGAAGCATTCTGGCAGAGCGGGGAGAGTGCTTGACTGGAAGTCAAGAAGCCTAGGGTTTGAGTCCTAAACTGTGCATGGTTTAGGTCCTTGGTTTTCCTATGGGTACAGTTTAAACTCTTTCAGAAGAGAATAAGGCAGGTTTTGTGATTCATAACCATCAAATATCAAGCTTAATGTCATGAAATCCATATTTTGATGTAGTTTCTGCTGGTTATTTCTTTGCTCAGGTATGATGAGAGGAGACAATTCCTGGACCCTGGTTATCCCAAGTTGATTACTACATACTTCCCAGGAATTGGCCCCAAAATTGATGCAGTCTTCTATTACAACAGTAAGTGGATTGGGAAACcatgaaaagaatggaaaaccCTTATTAAAATACTGGATTATAGAGTCTTCAAGATCAGAGAAAAGGGCTCCAAATTGGAAGAGAAAGTTCTGCAGTTCTCCAAAGGCCACAGAGAGAAAATCTGCAATTTTTTTGGCTCAGAATAGGTGGGCCAGAAGAAAGAGTGAGGTGGCATCAATGATGGATTTATACTAGGGTGGTCTATCAGACAGGGAGCAGATAATTCTTGCCACTTTCATATGTCTGAGTCTCTGGGATTTCCATCACGTCAAGCTTCACAGTATACGTAAGCAAGCGGATAGCAGTCAAGGCAAGCAGGAATCTTTTACACATTTTTATGTCCTGAGTTCTTTAACTTCCTTTCAGTCCCTTCCACCCTTCATGGGTTCTCATGGACTGAGTCTCAGGGTGGGATGAAAGAAGTTTGAATTTATTTGAATTTGTGTTTATGAATGTCTTCCAGCAAGGTCAGGCTAAGCAAGATATCTTTGGGTCAAGATATTTTGGGTTGTATTCCTATCCCcatgttttatttactttccCCATCAATACTTCTATGCACCCTACCTGAAttcactctcctctcttccaTTCTGAATTCTCCACCTGGAGTGtgaattttcaaaaacatttacatttttaagagtCAGTCTTAAAGACCAAACAAACTTCTcattaatgataataaagatattTATGGTGAAAAGACTAGTAATAGGTAGATATCTGAGGGCAGGATATCTAATCAAGAAATCCAACTTCATAATCCTGAATTTGATCTTGTTTAATCtaggttatctttttttttttttaagaatgcaatcagagaattaaaatatttcttttttttttttcatttttaggacACTACTATTTCTTCCAAGGCTCTATATTACTTAAATATAATGTCCTAGCCCAACGTGTCGTTGAAAGTCTAAAAAGCAGTACTGTGCTAGGTTGTAAGTAATGATATAATTACTGGTGTttgtcagttcacttcagtttaaaaagtatttattatatacttGCTATGTGCCCAGTACCATGTATGGAGATATGTTATCATAAGGTAAAATCTATGAACCACAGATAAATGACTATATAGGCAAgtgattatataatatatataagattatttgattttaaaaatgctcaTTGTCAGTTTTTATTGAACTCTGAACAGATACCTTCAAAGGCCAAAAGAATATCTTGGTTCCTAATATCCTTCAACTGaccaattttaattatttctttggcTTAATTAAGTCAAGTAATGATTAGTCTCTGTAACCACTGTATGTTTCAGCAAgggtattttaattatttgggggtaaaggcagaaggagaagagggcaacagaggatgagatagttggatggcatcagcgactcaatagacatgtattgggcaaactctgggagatggtgaacgacagagaggcctagtgtgctgcagtccatggtgtcgcaaagagttggatacaacttggtgactgaacagcaacaacaaaagtagACTATACTTAGAACTTTTTAAATGACAATTAACGaaagtaatatataaataaatcatataattatggtgataatataattttattctattgtttGTGTTGACTTTTCTGTTAtcttttataatatatgtattgctcaaataaaaacttgaaagaaaGTACTtggtttttaagaatttttttctttaaaaacagaatatgtgttttgaaaataattttggacCTACTATTAAATAATagttggacttccctagtggctcagacagtaaagcatctgcctacaatgtgggagacctgggtttgatccctggattgggaagatcccctagagaaggaaatggcaacccactccagtactcttccctggagaatcccatggatggaggtgggctacagtccacagggtggcaaagagttggacacgactgagctatttcactttcactttctttcttttcactttcactattgaaTAAAATGTCTGTTACTGCATAAAGGGGTGAAAGAGAGATAAGGCAACCAGAAACAGGAAAACGTCATATTTGTTTTGGTCACTTGCTTAAAGCCACCTGAGTCTTTGGTCTCAAATCTAGACAGCATTCTCCAGACCACAAACAACCCCAAGGACCGTCTGCAGTGCATGACCGCAAGCGTGGagagaaaaaagagtgaaatgcGAACTTCCCACTTCAGTAAACTTTTCATCGCAGTCGTCAGGTTTCTCTTAACACACATGCTCTCTCTGGATTGCACATATATTAAAATACGTGCACTTAACATATGCACATAATCACTAACAACTTATGGGTTTGTGGAACGCTCgtagttttctatgtattttcaCATCATTGCTGATTGATATATTCAAGATCTAAGAAATGGTCAAGCCTATTTCAACTCaggaggagggcttacaaatagctgagaaaagaagagaagctaaaggcaaaggagaaaaggagagatatacctatttgaaagcagagttccaaagagtagcaaggagagataagaaaaccttcttcagtgatcaatgcaaatagaggaaaacagtagaatgggaaagactagatatctcttcaagaaaattagagatactaagggaacatttcatgcaaagatgggcacaataaaggacagaaatggtatggatctaacagaagcagaagatattcagaagagatggcaagaatacacagaagaactatacaaaaaagatcatcttgatccagataaccacatgagatcactcacctagagccagataccttggagtgtgaagtcaggtgggccttaggaagcatcactatgaacaaagctaaaggaggtgatggaattccagctgagctatttcaaatccttaaaaatgatgctgttaaagtgctgcactcaatatgccagcacatttggaaaactcagcagtggccataggactggaaaggatctttttccttccaatcccaaagaagggaaaggccaaagaatgttcaaaccactgcaaAACAGTACTTATTTCACACTCTAGCAaaataatgccccaaattctccaagctaggcttcaacagaatgtgaatcgtgaacttccaaatattcaagctggattttgaaaaggcagaggaaccagagatcaaattgccaacatcctttggatcattgaaaaacaagagagttccagacaaacatctacttctgctttattgactacgccaaagcctttgactgtgtgaatcacaacaaactgtgaaaaattcttaaggagatgggaatactagaccaccttacctgcctcctgagaaatctgtatgtaggtcaagaagcaatagttagaactggacatggaacaacagactggttccgaattgagaaagaaaggagtacgtcaaggctgtatattgtcaccctgtttatttaattccatgaagagtacatcatgcaaaattccgggctggatgaagcacaagttggaatcaagattgccgggagaaatatcaataacctcagatatgcagatgacaccacccttatggaagaaagagaagaactaaagagcctcttgatgaaagtaaaaaaggagagtggaaaagttggcttaaaacttaacattcagaaaactaagatcatggcatctggtcctatcatttcatggcaaatagatggggaaacagtggaaacagtgaaagatttttattttggggcactccaaaatcactgcagatggtgactgcagccatgaaattaaaagacgcttgctccttggaaggaaaattatgaccaacctagccagcgtgttaaaaagcaaagacattactttgccaacaaaggtctatctagttaaagctatgggttttccagtagtcatgtatgaatgtgagagttggactataaagaaagcaaatgcttttgaactgtggtgttggagaagactcttgagagtcccttggactgcaaggagatctaaccagtcaattctaaaggaaatcagtcctgaatattcattggaaggactgatgctgaagctgaaactccaatactttggccacctgatgggaagaactgactcactggaaaataccctgatgctgggaaaatttgaaggcaggaagagaaggggacgacagaggatgagatggttggatggcatcactgacttgatggacatgagtttgagtaaactctaggagttggtgaagaacagggaagcctggtgtgctacagtccatggcgttggaaagagatggacacgactgagcaactgaactgaactgaatctttataCCCACATTACAAGCTATGTATCAGTATCCTGATCTCAcaagtttaaaaatgaagttcAGGAAAGTTAAaacatttgttcaaattcacataCACATTAGGTAGCAGAAATGATGCAACTGTTGTTTATTCAAACCTATAAAACAAATAGAGACAAGAGTTTGTAGTGCCTTCAAATTAAATTCAATCTCTGCATTTCATTTGTTGTTAACATCATCTTAGCCTGGACTTAACCCTTtccaaaatttttctttctcaaatgttCATATTCTTGAAAACTGAAACCTGGATATGTCTCTTGTCCCAGCATATGTCTGGTGGTCTTCAATTTGGAGGTGCCTTTCATGAATTTCtgacttccctctcctctttctaaGTCCAGTCTTTCCTATCAATTATCTTCCACTTGTGCTGCCCACTTAAGGCAAATGTCTGTGAgcagtaaatatattttactgaGATTCCAAAATCCTAAGTCTTCTTATTCACCAAGGCTGGTCAATATTCCAATTCCAGAAAATTACCATTGAAAATCTTGCTGGCCATGAATTCGTAAGTGCTCATCAAAACAACCATCTCTAAAGTTCTGACCATAAACATACAATTCAGTACCTTTGTGGCTCAAAACACATTTCacaatctttcctttctttgaaaacaatattttatgcgtttataaaatgggaacattTTGTTCTAGGTCATGAATttagagaaaaagtggaaaaactTCTCAAACCTCAAACTTCATTTATGCTCACATCTCCCTCAAGATATTTTCTTGTCAACTTGACTGCTCCAAAAAAAGTACAGAACCTGGGAGTAAGATTCTTGTTGCTGTTAATAATTTATTAACTATTTTATCTTGCCCCTAATTATTGAGCCAAATAGTATCAGATCATGCTCCTTCTTAGTTGAAAGATTATCAGTCAACAGAATCAAAGTGGCAAAGCAGAAAGAGCTTAAGTTTGGGTGAAACAATTCTCAGAACTGTAATATACACTTACTGGCTCTGTGACACCAAACAAATTGTTTACTTTCTCTCTGccctttttccttcattcttaaaatagaaataaaaatgtctattCTACTCCTCCCTACCAGTGAGCTGACACCAGCCCAGAGGGCCCGCAGACCCAGCCTATGCAGCTAGCCCCAAAGGAACATGACCCCACCTTCCCACAGGCCCACAGTCACTGCACGAGGCAAGACCCCGCAGCCGTCTGTGCCA
Above is a genomic segment from Bos javanicus breed banteng chromosome 15, ARS-OSU_banteng_1.0, whole genome shotgun sequence containing:
- the MMP12 gene encoding macrophage metalloelastase gives rise to the protein MKFLLLILALQVAASGAAPLTDYPSPEENDVAFAQRYLANFYGLEMETTPMTKMKVNRNVMEDKIQEMQQFFGLKVTGQLDTSTLDMMHRPRCGVPDVKNFRVFPGRPAWKKRLITYRINNYTPDLKPEDVDDAFQKAFQVWSDVTPLKFRKVHDNEADIMIRFAFREHGDAYSFDGPWGILAHAFAPGAGLGGDAHFDEAETWTKGHKGPNLFLVAVHEIGHSLGLDHSSDTRAIMFPSYRDVDYRRFRLSTDDIRGIQSLYGRPDKHQVPSNPDNTNPAACDPNMSFDAVTTVGDKIFFFKDWFFWWKLAESPKTSVSLISSLGPNLPSYIQAAYEIADRSHVFLFKDDKYWLMNNLKPQLNYPKSIHSLGFPSSVKKIDAAVFNPLFYKTYFFVGNKFWRYDERRQFLDPGYPKLITTYFPGIGPKIDAVFYYNRHYYFFQGSILLKYNVLAQRVVESLKSSTVLGCK